GCTATACATTGCCTCTCCGCTGGCTCTGAAGCTGTTCAGAATGGTTGCACCTGTCTGCATCGAACTTTCCACCGTCCAGCGTGCAAAACCTCCGGGAAAATCACTCATCACGTAGGGCTTTAGCCAAGAAATTGTCATCTGATTCGGGAATGATATATACACAAAAGTGCGCCCCAAAATAGCCGGATTGAAGATATTGGCGCCAAAACCGCCAAAAACCATCTTCCCAAACACGATGGATATCACTGCAGCAAGCGCAGACATCCACAAGGGGATACTTGGAGGTAGGGTGAGCGCAACCAAGCTACCAGTAACAAATGCCGCCATGGAAACCTTGCCAGCTTTCTTGCTGCGCACAAAGAGGTATTCACTGATAAAAGCGGCAATATTGGCTACCGCTACGATGGCAAGTACCCTCCATCCGAACAAGTAAATCGCAAACAGAGTGATCGGGATTAGCGAGTATAATACCCTGTTCATCATCTGCTGTTTCATGATTCTTTCAAACATACAAAGACTTTCCTTCAATTTCATATATTACAATATAAGCACTCTGTAGTGAATGTGTC
The Candidatus Cloacimonadota bacterium genome window above contains:
- a CDS encoding RnfABCDGE type electron transport complex subunit D — its product is MFERIMKQQMMNRVLYSLIPITLFAIYLFGWRVLAIVAVANIAAFISEYLFVRSKKAGKVSMAAFVTGSLVALTLPPSIPLWMSALAAVISIVFGKMVFGGFGANIFNPAILGRTFVYISFPNQMTISWLKPYVMSDFPGGFARWTVESSMQTGATILNSFRASGEAMYSMRESLFGFVSGSAGETSALLIILAGIYLIVTKTAKWQPMLATLLSLTLFTWLFYPSENPLYLILSGGALFGTVFMVTDPVSSPKGNWGIWIYGLLIGFLTVFIRRFSLFAEGFMFALLLTNAFMPLIEYCLEKVGRK